Proteins encoded in a region of the Takifugu flavidus isolate HTHZ2018 chromosome 10, ASM371156v2, whole genome shotgun sequence genome:
- the syt11a gene encoding synaptotagmin-11a, whose translation MADMIELGPTYAMSPVLAGFLGAGVLVLVVAVLVLLWSFCQRRYMRLSGRHKLHGDRYCDAEDPPYKFIHMLKGISIYPESLSSSKRIVRGARRAEHSDRGATTGRGMVLVDAENNILDVPGQLQMSHLIPPANSGPQGRLERALPVRTDYCCLDSSSGGSSQTNSKTPSPFTPASSEPEPERSLGTLSLTVDYNFPKKALVVTIVGARGLPAMDEQVSSSDPYVKMTILPEKKHRVKTRVLRKTLNPLFDETFTFYGVAYSSLPDLTLHFLVLSFDRFSRDDVIGESVVPLKGVDPSTGRVHISQQITKRNMQCDSRGELLVSLSYQPVSHRLSVVVLKARHLPKMDMTGLSANPYVKVNIFYGRKRIAKKKTHVKKCTLNPVFNESFIYDIPPELLPEISVEFLVVDFDRTTKNEVLGRLLLGLHSPAPTGASHWREVCESPRRQISKWHNLSEF comes from the exons ATGGCGGACATGATCGAACTGGGACCCACCTACG CCATGTCTCCAGTTCTGGCGGGCTTCCTGGGAGCTggtgtcctggtcctggttgtGGCGGTTTTAGTTCTGCTCTGGTCTTTCTGTCAGCGCCGTTACATGCGTCTCTCTGGGCGTCACAAGTTGCATGGTGACCGTTACTGTGATGCTGAAGACCCTCCCTACAAGTTCATCCACATGCTGAAAGGCATTAGCATTTACCCAGAATCCCTCAGTAGCAGCAAGAGGATCGTCCGCGGCGCCAGACGAGCCGAGCACTCCGACCGTGGTGCCACTACAGGAAGAGGCATGGTTCTGGTGGATGCTGAGAACAACATCCTGGATGTTCCAGGTCAGCTACAGATGAGCCACCTGATTCCTCCGGCTAACTCGGGGCCTCAGGGGCGGCTGGAGCGAGCGCTGCCAGTGCGCACTGACTATTGCTGCCTGGACAGCAGCTCTGGCGGCAGCAGCCAGACCAACAGCAAGACGCCGTCTCCATTCACACCTGCCTCCTCAGAGCCGGAGCCCGAGCGCAGCCTCGGCACGCTGAGCCTCACTGTTGACTACAACTTCCCAAAAAAGGCCCTGGTGGTGACTATTGTTGGCGCACGGGGCCTCCCCGCTATGGACGAGCAGGTCAGCAGCTCAGACCCGTACGTAAAGATGACCATTCTCCCAGAAAAGAAGCACCGCGTGAAGACCCGAGTTCTGAGGAAGACCCTCAACCCACTGTTTGACGAAACCTTCACTTTCTACGGCGTGGCCTACAGCTCGCTGCCTGACCTCACCCTGCACTTCCTGGTTCTCAGCTTTGACCGCTTCTCCCGTGATGACGTCATTGGTGAGTCCGTGGTACCGCTGAAAGGCGTGGACCCGAGCACGGGCCGAGTTCACATCAGCCAGCAGATCACCAAGAGGAACATGCAG TGCGACAGTCGTGGGGAGCTACTGGTGTCTCTGTCCTACCAGCCCGTGTCCCATCGGCTCAGTGTGGTCGTCCTGAAGGCTCGACACCTCCCAAAGATGGACATGACTGGCCTGTCAGCAA ACCCCTACGTAAAGGTGAACATCTTCTACGGACGCAAGCGCATTGCCAAGAAGAAGACACACGTGAAAAAGTGCACGCTAAACCCGGTCTTCAACGAGTCCTTCATCTATGACATCCCTCCGGAGCTCTTACCTGAGATCTCTGTGGAGTTCCTGGTGGTCGACTTTGACCGCACCACCAAGAATGAGGTGCTGGGTCGTCTTCTGCTGGGCCTtcacagccccgcccccactgGCGCCTCACACTGGAGGGAAGTGTGCGAGAGCCCCCGTCGGCAGATCTCAAAGTGGCACAACCTGAGCGAGttctga